In a single window of the Gadus chalcogrammus isolate NIFS_2021 chromosome 20, NIFS_Gcha_1.0, whole genome shotgun sequence genome:
- the arl4cb gene encoding ADP-ribosylation factor-like 4Cb, translated as MGNSFSNISAFQSLHIVMLGLDSAGKTTVLYRLKFNEFVNTVPTIGFNTEKIKLSNGTAKGISCHFWDVGGQEKLRPLWKSYSRCTDGIIYVVDSVDVDRLEEAKTELHKVTKFAENQGTPLLVIANKQDLPKSLPVADIEKQLALHELTPSTTYHVQPACAIIGEGLHEGMDKLYEMIVKRRKSLKQKKKR; from the coding sequence ATGGGCAACAGTTTTTCCAACATTTCTGCCTTCCAGTCGCTTCACATAGTGATGCTAGGTTTGGACTCTGCGGGCAAAACCACTGTTCTGTACAGACTGAAATTCAATGAATTTGTGAACACCGTGCCAACAATCGGATTCAACACAGAAAAGATTAAACTTAGTAATGGCACCGCGAAGGGTATAAGTTGTCATTTCTGGGACGTGGGAGGCCAGGAGAAGCTGAGGCCCCTGTGGAAGTCGTACAGCCGCTGCACGGACGGTATCATATACGTGGTGGACTCCGTGGACGTTGACAGACTGGAGGAGGCCAAGACGGAACTGCATAAAGTGACAAAATTCGCGGAGAACCAAGGCACGCCGCTGTTGGTGATAGCCAACAAACAGGACCTACCCAAATCCCTTCCTGTCGCAGACATTGAGAAGCAGTTGGCTCTGCACGAGCTTACTCCATCCACCACGTACCACGTACAGCCCGCGTGCGCCATCATAGGCGAGGGGCTGCACGAGGGCATGGATAAACTGTACGAGATGATAGTAAAAAGGAGAAAATCTCTAAAGCAAAAGAAGAAACGATAA